One genomic window of Ornithorhynchus anatinus isolate Pmale09 chromosome 10, mOrnAna1.pri.v4, whole genome shotgun sequence includes the following:
- the LOC114814612 gene encoding keratin, type II cytoskeletal 75-like isoform X5: MSRQSTVTFQTGGRRKGFSAASAVTPSAGRTRISSVSVSRSGAGGGGGGLAWTGCGGGGFGSRSLYGLGGSKRVSISSGGFRGGYGGRAGGGGGYGLGSGLGGGFGGGFGGGFPVCPPGGIQEVTINQSLLAPLNLQIDPTIQRVRKEEREQIKTLNNKFASFIDKVRFLEQQNKVLDTKWELLQQQGTKTVRQNLEPLFDAYISDLRRQLDTVTAERGRLDSELRSMQDVVEDFKAKYEDEINKRTAAENEFVALKKDVDGAYMNKVDLEAKVNSLSDEINFLRVLYEAELSQMQTQISDTSVVLSMDNNRSLDLDSIISEVKAQYEDIAQRSRAEAESWYQTKYEELQVTAGRHGDDLRNTKHEISEMNRMIQRLRSEIDSVKKQCASLQTAIADAEQRGEMALKDARAKLVDLEDALQKAKQDMARQLREYQELMNVKLALDIEIATYRKLLEGEECRLSGEGVSPVNVSVVTSTMSSGYGSGSGYGLGSGGSGHGLGVAGFSAGSGRGFGSGGGSGSSVKFVSTTSSSRKSYKH; the protein is encoded by the exons ATGTCTCGCCAGTCGACCGTCACTTTCCAGACCGGCGGCCGCCGCAAGGGCTTCAGCGCCGCCTCGGCCGTCACCCCCTCGGCCGGCCGCACCCGCATCAGCTCCGTGTCGGTGTCCcgctccggggccgggggcggcggcgggggactCGCCTGGACCGGCTGCGGCGGCGGAGGCTTCGGCAGTCGGAGCCTCTACGGGCTGGGGGGCTCCAAGAGGGTCTCCATCAGCTCCGGGGGCTTCCGGGGCGGATACGGCGGGAgggccggaggcggcggcggataCGGTTTGGGGTCCGGCCTCGGCGGCGGCTTCGGGGGCGGCTTCGGCGGAGGCTTCCCCGTGTGCCCCCCGGGCGGCATCCAGGAGGTGACCATCAACCAGAGCCTCCTGGCGCCGCTGAACCTGCAGATCGACCCCACCATCCAGCGGGTGCGGAAGGAGGAGCGCGAACAGATCAAGACCCTCAACAACAAGTTCGCCTCCTTCATCGACAAG GTGCGTTTCTTGGAGCAGCAGAACAAGGTACTGGACACCAAGTGGGagctgctgcagcagcagggGACCAAGACCGTAAGGCAGAACCTGGAGCCGCTTTTCGATGCCTACATCAGTGACCTGAGACGCCAGCTGGACACGGTGACCGCCGAGCGGGGCAGACTGGactcagaactcaggtccatgcAGGATGTGGTGGAAGACTTCAAGGCCAA GTATGAAGATGAAATTAACAAGCGCACAGCTGCTGAGAATGAGTTTGTGGCCCTCAAGAAG GATGTGGACGGTGCCTACATGAACAAGGTGGACCTGGAAGCCAAAGTGAATTCTCTGTCCGACGAAATTAACTTCCTGCGGGTGCTGTATGAGGCG GAGCTGTCCCAGATGCAGACCCAGATCTCGGACACGTCGGTGGTGCTGTCCATGGACAACAACCGCAGCCTGGACCTGGACAGCATCATCTCCGAGGTCAAGGCCCAGTACGAGGACATCGCCCAGCGCAGCCGAGCAGAAGCCGAATCCTGGTACCAGACCAAG TACGAGGAGCTGCAGGTGACCGCCGGTCGCCACGGGGATGACCTGCGCAACACCAAGCACGAAATCTCCGAGATGAATCGCATGATCCAGCGGCTCCGATCTGAGATTGACAGCGTCAAGAAGCAG TGCGCCAGCCTGCAGACGGCCATTGCCGACGCTGAACAGCGCGGGGAAATGGCCCTCAAGGACGCCCGGGCCAAGCTGGTCGACCTGGAGGACGCGTTGCAGAAAGCCAAGCAGGACATGGCTCGCCAGCTACGTGAGTACCAGGAGTTGATGAACGTCAAACTGGCGCTGGACATCGAGATCGCTACCTACAGGAAGCTGCTGGAGGGCGAGGAGTGCAG GCTGAGCGGCGAAGGCGTGTCTCCAGTCAACGTCT ccGTGGTGACCTCCACGATGTCCAGCGGCTATGGCAGCGGCAGCGGCTACGGTCTCGGCTCGG GGGGCAGCGGGCACGGGCTGGGGGTCGCCGGGTTCAGCGCCGGGAGCGGCCGGGGCTTCGGCAGCGGCGGGGGCAGCGGCTCCAGTGTGAAGTTTGTGTCCACCACCTCATCCAGCCGCAAGAGCTACAAGCACTAA
- the LOC114814612 gene encoding keratin, type II cytoskeletal 75-like isoform X4 — protein sequence MSRQSTVTFQTGGRRKGFSAASAVTPSAGRTRISSVSVSRSGAGGGGGGLAWTGCGGGGFGSRSLYGLGGSKRVSISSGGFRGGYGGRAGGGGGYGLGSGLGGGFGGGFGGGFPVCPPGGIQEVTINQSLLAPLNLQIDPTIQRVRKEEREQIKTLNNKFASFIDKVRFLEQQNKVLDTKWELLQQQGTKTVRQNLEPLFDAYISDLRRQLDTVTAERGRLDSELRSMQDVVEDFKAKYEDEINKRTAAENEFVALKKDVDGAYMNKVDLEAKVNSLSDEINFLRVLYEAELSQMQTQISDTSVVLSMDNNRSLDLDSIISEVKAQYEDIAQRSRAEAESWYQTKYEELQVTAGRHGDDLRNTKHEISEMNRMIQRLRSEIDSVKKQCASLQTAIADAEQRGEMALKDARAKLVDLEDALQKAKQDMARQLREYQELMNVKLALDIEIATYRKLLEGEECRLSGEGVSPVNVSVVTSTMSSGYGSGSGYGLGSGSGGSGHGLGVAGFSAGSGRGFGSGGGSGSSVKFVSTTSSSRKSYKH from the exons ATGTCTCGCCAGTCGACCGTCACTTTCCAGACCGGCGGCCGCCGCAAGGGCTTCAGCGCCGCCTCGGCCGTCACCCCCTCGGCCGGCCGCACCCGCATCAGCTCCGTGTCGGTGTCCcgctccggggccgggggcggcggcgggggactCGCCTGGACCGGCTGCGGCGGCGGAGGCTTCGGCAGTCGGAGCCTCTACGGGCTGGGGGGCTCCAAGAGGGTCTCCATCAGCTCCGGGGGCTTCCGGGGCGGATACGGCGGGAgggccggaggcggcggcggataCGGTTTGGGGTCCGGCCTCGGCGGCGGCTTCGGGGGCGGCTTCGGCGGAGGCTTCCCCGTGTGCCCCCCGGGCGGCATCCAGGAGGTGACCATCAACCAGAGCCTCCTGGCGCCGCTGAACCTGCAGATCGACCCCACCATCCAGCGGGTGCGGAAGGAGGAGCGCGAACAGATCAAGACCCTCAACAACAAGTTCGCCTCCTTCATCGACAAG GTGCGTTTCTTGGAGCAGCAGAACAAGGTACTGGACACCAAGTGGGagctgctgcagcagcagggGACCAAGACCGTAAGGCAGAACCTGGAGCCGCTTTTCGATGCCTACATCAGTGACCTGAGACGCCAGCTGGACACGGTGACCGCCGAGCGGGGCAGACTGGactcagaactcaggtccatgcAGGATGTGGTGGAAGACTTCAAGGCCAA GTATGAAGATGAAATTAACAAGCGCACAGCTGCTGAGAATGAGTTTGTGGCCCTCAAGAAG GATGTGGACGGTGCCTACATGAACAAGGTGGACCTGGAAGCCAAAGTGAATTCTCTGTCCGACGAAATTAACTTCCTGCGGGTGCTGTATGAGGCG GAGCTGTCCCAGATGCAGACCCAGATCTCGGACACGTCGGTGGTGCTGTCCATGGACAACAACCGCAGCCTGGACCTGGACAGCATCATCTCCGAGGTCAAGGCCCAGTACGAGGACATCGCCCAGCGCAGCCGAGCAGAAGCCGAATCCTGGTACCAGACCAAG TACGAGGAGCTGCAGGTGACCGCCGGTCGCCACGGGGATGACCTGCGCAACACCAAGCACGAAATCTCCGAGATGAATCGCATGATCCAGCGGCTCCGATCTGAGATTGACAGCGTCAAGAAGCAG TGCGCCAGCCTGCAGACGGCCATTGCCGACGCTGAACAGCGCGGGGAAATGGCCCTCAAGGACGCCCGGGCCAAGCTGGTCGACCTGGAGGACGCGTTGCAGAAAGCCAAGCAGGACATGGCTCGCCAGCTACGTGAGTACCAGGAGTTGATGAACGTCAAACTGGCGCTGGACATCGAGATCGCTACCTACAGGAAGCTGCTGGAGGGCGAGGAGTGCAG GCTGAGCGGCGAAGGCGTGTCTCCAGTCAACGTCT ccGTGGTGACCTCCACGATGTCCAGCGGCTATGGCAGCGGCAGCGGCTACGGTCTCGGCTCGGGCAGCG GGGGCAGCGGGCACGGGCTGGGGGTCGCCGGGTTCAGCGCCGGGAGCGGCCGGGGCTTCGGCAGCGGCGGGGGCAGCGGCTCCAGTGTGAAGTTTGTGTCCACCACCTCATCCAGCCGCAAGAGCTACAAGCACTAA
- the LOC114814612 gene encoding keratin, type II cytoskeletal 75-like isoform X6, which yields MSRQSTVTFQTGGRRKGFSAASAVTPSAGRTRISSVSVSRSGAGGGGGGLAWTGCGGGGFGSRSLYGLGGSKRVSISSGGFRGGYGGRAGGGGGYGLGSGLGGGFGGGFGGGFPVCPPGGIQEVTINQSLLAPLNLQIDPTIQRVRKEEREQIKTLNNKFASFIDKVRFLEQQNKVLDTKWELLQQQGTKTVRQNLEPLFDAYISDLRRQLDTVTAERGRLDSELRSMQDVVEDFKAKYEDEINKRTAAENEFVALKKDVDGAYMNKVDLEAKVNSLSDEINFLRVLYEAELSQMQTQISDTSVVLSMDNNRSLDLDSIISEVKAQYEDIAQRSRAEAESWYQTKYEELQVTAGRHGDDLRNTKHEISEMNRMIQRLRSEIDSVKKQCASLQTAIADAEQRGEMALKDARAKLVDLEDALQKAKQDMARQLREYQELMNVKLALDIEIATYRKLLEGEECRLSGEGVSPVNVSVVTSTMSSGYGSGSGYGLGSGSGHGAGSGRGFGSGGGSGSSVKFVSTTSSSRKSYKH from the exons ATGTCTCGCCAGTCGACCGTCACTTTCCAGACCGGCGGCCGCCGCAAGGGCTTCAGCGCCGCCTCGGCCGTCACCCCCTCGGCCGGCCGCACCCGCATCAGCTCCGTGTCGGTGTCCcgctccggggccgggggcggcggcgggggactCGCCTGGACCGGCTGCGGCGGCGGAGGCTTCGGCAGTCGGAGCCTCTACGGGCTGGGGGGCTCCAAGAGGGTCTCCATCAGCTCCGGGGGCTTCCGGGGCGGATACGGCGGGAgggccggaggcggcggcggataCGGTTTGGGGTCCGGCCTCGGCGGCGGCTTCGGGGGCGGCTTCGGCGGAGGCTTCCCCGTGTGCCCCCCGGGCGGCATCCAGGAGGTGACCATCAACCAGAGCCTCCTGGCGCCGCTGAACCTGCAGATCGACCCCACCATCCAGCGGGTGCGGAAGGAGGAGCGCGAACAGATCAAGACCCTCAACAACAAGTTCGCCTCCTTCATCGACAAG GTGCGTTTCTTGGAGCAGCAGAACAAGGTACTGGACACCAAGTGGGagctgctgcagcagcagggGACCAAGACCGTAAGGCAGAACCTGGAGCCGCTTTTCGATGCCTACATCAGTGACCTGAGACGCCAGCTGGACACGGTGACCGCCGAGCGGGGCAGACTGGactcagaactcaggtccatgcAGGATGTGGTGGAAGACTTCAAGGCCAA GTATGAAGATGAAATTAACAAGCGCACAGCTGCTGAGAATGAGTTTGTGGCCCTCAAGAAG GATGTGGACGGTGCCTACATGAACAAGGTGGACCTGGAAGCCAAAGTGAATTCTCTGTCCGACGAAATTAACTTCCTGCGGGTGCTGTATGAGGCG GAGCTGTCCCAGATGCAGACCCAGATCTCGGACACGTCGGTGGTGCTGTCCATGGACAACAACCGCAGCCTGGACCTGGACAGCATCATCTCCGAGGTCAAGGCCCAGTACGAGGACATCGCCCAGCGCAGCCGAGCAGAAGCCGAATCCTGGTACCAGACCAAG TACGAGGAGCTGCAGGTGACCGCCGGTCGCCACGGGGATGACCTGCGCAACACCAAGCACGAAATCTCCGAGATGAATCGCATGATCCAGCGGCTCCGATCTGAGATTGACAGCGTCAAGAAGCAG TGCGCCAGCCTGCAGACGGCCATTGCCGACGCTGAACAGCGCGGGGAAATGGCCCTCAAGGACGCCCGGGCCAAGCTGGTCGACCTGGAGGACGCGTTGCAGAAAGCCAAGCAGGACATGGCTCGCCAGCTACGTGAGTACCAGGAGTTGATGAACGTCAAACTGGCGCTGGACATCGAGATCGCTACCTACAGGAAGCTGCTGGAGGGCGAGGAGTGCAG GCTGAGCGGCGAAGGCGTGTCTCCAGTCAACGTCT ccGTGGTGACCTCCACGATGTCCAGCGGCTATGGCAGCGGCAGCGGCTACGGTCTCGGCTCGGGCAGCGGCCACGG CGCCGGGAGCGGCCGGGGCTTCGGCAGCGGCGGGGGCAGCGGCTCCAGTGTGAAGTTTGTGTCCACCACCTCATCCAGCCGCAAGAGCTACAAGCACTAA
- the LOC114814612 gene encoding keratin, type II cytoskeletal 75-like isoform X3, whose translation MSRQSTVTFQTGGRRKGFSAASAVTPSAGRTRISSVSVSRSGAGGGGGGLAWTGCGGGGFGSRSLYGLGGSKRVSISSGGFRGGYGGRAGGGGGYGLGSGLGGGFGGGFGGGFPVCPPGGIQEVTINQSLLAPLNLQIDPTIQRVRKEEREQIKTLNNKFASFIDKVRFLEQQNKVLDTKWELLQQQGTKTVRQNLEPLFDAYISDLRRQLDTVTAERGRLDSELRSMQDVVEDFKAKYEDEINKRTAAENEFVALKKDVDGAYMNKVDLEAKVNSLSDEINFLRVLYEAELSQMQTQISDTSVVLSMDNNRSLDLDSIISEVKAQYEDIAQRSRAEAESWYQTKYEELQVTAGRHGDDLRNTKHEISEMNRMIQRLRSEIDSVKKQCASLQTAIADAEQRGEMALKDARAKLVDLEDALQKAKQDMARQLREYQELMNVKLALDIEIATYRKLLEGEECRLSGEGVSPVNVSVVTSTMSSGYGSGSGYGLGSGSGHGLGGGGGSYSYTTSGGAGSGRGFGSGGGSGSSVKFVSTTSSSRKSYKH comes from the exons ATGTCTCGCCAGTCGACCGTCACTTTCCAGACCGGCGGCCGCCGCAAGGGCTTCAGCGCCGCCTCGGCCGTCACCCCCTCGGCCGGCCGCACCCGCATCAGCTCCGTGTCGGTGTCCcgctccggggccgggggcggcggcgggggactCGCCTGGACCGGCTGCGGCGGCGGAGGCTTCGGCAGTCGGAGCCTCTACGGGCTGGGGGGCTCCAAGAGGGTCTCCATCAGCTCCGGGGGCTTCCGGGGCGGATACGGCGGGAgggccggaggcggcggcggataCGGTTTGGGGTCCGGCCTCGGCGGCGGCTTCGGGGGCGGCTTCGGCGGAGGCTTCCCCGTGTGCCCCCCGGGCGGCATCCAGGAGGTGACCATCAACCAGAGCCTCCTGGCGCCGCTGAACCTGCAGATCGACCCCACCATCCAGCGGGTGCGGAAGGAGGAGCGCGAACAGATCAAGACCCTCAACAACAAGTTCGCCTCCTTCATCGACAAG GTGCGTTTCTTGGAGCAGCAGAACAAGGTACTGGACACCAAGTGGGagctgctgcagcagcagggGACCAAGACCGTAAGGCAGAACCTGGAGCCGCTTTTCGATGCCTACATCAGTGACCTGAGACGCCAGCTGGACACGGTGACCGCCGAGCGGGGCAGACTGGactcagaactcaggtccatgcAGGATGTGGTGGAAGACTTCAAGGCCAA GTATGAAGATGAAATTAACAAGCGCACAGCTGCTGAGAATGAGTTTGTGGCCCTCAAGAAG GATGTGGACGGTGCCTACATGAACAAGGTGGACCTGGAAGCCAAAGTGAATTCTCTGTCCGACGAAATTAACTTCCTGCGGGTGCTGTATGAGGCG GAGCTGTCCCAGATGCAGACCCAGATCTCGGACACGTCGGTGGTGCTGTCCATGGACAACAACCGCAGCCTGGACCTGGACAGCATCATCTCCGAGGTCAAGGCCCAGTACGAGGACATCGCCCAGCGCAGCCGAGCAGAAGCCGAATCCTGGTACCAGACCAAG TACGAGGAGCTGCAGGTGACCGCCGGTCGCCACGGGGATGACCTGCGCAACACCAAGCACGAAATCTCCGAGATGAATCGCATGATCCAGCGGCTCCGATCTGAGATTGACAGCGTCAAGAAGCAG TGCGCCAGCCTGCAGACGGCCATTGCCGACGCTGAACAGCGCGGGGAAATGGCCCTCAAGGACGCCCGGGCCAAGCTGGTCGACCTGGAGGACGCGTTGCAGAAAGCCAAGCAGGACATGGCTCGCCAGCTACGTGAGTACCAGGAGTTGATGAACGTCAAACTGGCGCTGGACATCGAGATCGCTACCTACAGGAAGCTGCTGGAGGGCGAGGAGTGCAG GCTGAGCGGCGAAGGCGTGTCTCCAGTCAACGTCT ccGTGGTGACCTCCACGATGTCCAGCGGCTATGGCAGCGGCAGCGGCTACGGTCTCGGCTCGGGCAGCGGCCACGGGCTGGGCGGAGGCGGAGGCAGCTACTCCTACACCACCAGCGGCGG CGCCGGGAGCGGCCGGGGCTTCGGCAGCGGCGGGGGCAGCGGCTCCAGTGTGAAGTTTGTGTCCACCACCTCATCCAGCCGCAAGAGCTACAAGCACTAA
- the LOC114814612 gene encoding keratin, type II cytoskeletal 75-like isoform X2: MSRQSTVTFQTGGRRKGFSAASAVTPSAGRTRISSVSVSRSGAGGGGGGLAWTGCGGGGFGSRSLYGLGGSKRVSISSGGFRGGYGGRAGGGGGYGLGSGLGGGFGGGFGGGFPVCPPGGIQEVTINQSLLAPLNLQIDPTIQRVRKEEREQIKTLNNKFASFIDKVRFLEQQNKVLDTKWELLQQQGTKTVRQNLEPLFDAYISDLRRQLDTVTAERGRLDSELRSMQDVVEDFKAKYEDEINKRTAAENEFVALKKDVDGAYMNKVDLEAKVNSLSDEINFLRVLYEAELSQMQTQISDTSVVLSMDNNRSLDLDSIISEVKAQYEDIAQRSRAEAESWYQTKYEELQVTAGRHGDDLRNTKHEISEMNRMIQRLRSEIDSVKKQCASLQTAIADAEQRGEMALKDARAKLVDLEDALQKAKQDMARQLREYQELMNVKLALDIEIATYRKLLEGEECRLSGEGVSPVNVSVVTSTMSSGYGSGSGYGLGSGSGHGLGGGGGSYSYTTSGGHSLGGGSGHGLGVAGFSAGSGRGFGSGGGSGSSVKFVSTTSSSRKSYKH, from the exons ATGTCTCGCCAGTCGACCGTCACTTTCCAGACCGGCGGCCGCCGCAAGGGCTTCAGCGCCGCCTCGGCCGTCACCCCCTCGGCCGGCCGCACCCGCATCAGCTCCGTGTCGGTGTCCcgctccggggccgggggcggcggcgggggactCGCCTGGACCGGCTGCGGCGGCGGAGGCTTCGGCAGTCGGAGCCTCTACGGGCTGGGGGGCTCCAAGAGGGTCTCCATCAGCTCCGGGGGCTTCCGGGGCGGATACGGCGGGAgggccggaggcggcggcggataCGGTTTGGGGTCCGGCCTCGGCGGCGGCTTCGGGGGCGGCTTCGGCGGAGGCTTCCCCGTGTGCCCCCCGGGCGGCATCCAGGAGGTGACCATCAACCAGAGCCTCCTGGCGCCGCTGAACCTGCAGATCGACCCCACCATCCAGCGGGTGCGGAAGGAGGAGCGCGAACAGATCAAGACCCTCAACAACAAGTTCGCCTCCTTCATCGACAAG GTGCGTTTCTTGGAGCAGCAGAACAAGGTACTGGACACCAAGTGGGagctgctgcagcagcagggGACCAAGACCGTAAGGCAGAACCTGGAGCCGCTTTTCGATGCCTACATCAGTGACCTGAGACGCCAGCTGGACACGGTGACCGCCGAGCGGGGCAGACTGGactcagaactcaggtccatgcAGGATGTGGTGGAAGACTTCAAGGCCAA GTATGAAGATGAAATTAACAAGCGCACAGCTGCTGAGAATGAGTTTGTGGCCCTCAAGAAG GATGTGGACGGTGCCTACATGAACAAGGTGGACCTGGAAGCCAAAGTGAATTCTCTGTCCGACGAAATTAACTTCCTGCGGGTGCTGTATGAGGCG GAGCTGTCCCAGATGCAGACCCAGATCTCGGACACGTCGGTGGTGCTGTCCATGGACAACAACCGCAGCCTGGACCTGGACAGCATCATCTCCGAGGTCAAGGCCCAGTACGAGGACATCGCCCAGCGCAGCCGAGCAGAAGCCGAATCCTGGTACCAGACCAAG TACGAGGAGCTGCAGGTGACCGCCGGTCGCCACGGGGATGACCTGCGCAACACCAAGCACGAAATCTCCGAGATGAATCGCATGATCCAGCGGCTCCGATCTGAGATTGACAGCGTCAAGAAGCAG TGCGCCAGCCTGCAGACGGCCATTGCCGACGCTGAACAGCGCGGGGAAATGGCCCTCAAGGACGCCCGGGCCAAGCTGGTCGACCTGGAGGACGCGTTGCAGAAAGCCAAGCAGGACATGGCTCGCCAGCTACGTGAGTACCAGGAGTTGATGAACGTCAAACTGGCGCTGGACATCGAGATCGCTACCTACAGGAAGCTGCTGGAGGGCGAGGAGTGCAG GCTGAGCGGCGAAGGCGTGTCTCCAGTCAACGTCT ccGTGGTGACCTCCACGATGTCCAGCGGCTATGGCAGCGGCAGCGGCTACGGTCTCGGCTCGGGCAGCGGCCACGGGCTGGGCGGAGGCGGAGGCAGCTACTCCTACACCACCAGCGGCGGGCACAGCCTGGGAGGGGGCAGCGGGCACGGGCTGGGGGTCGCCGGGTTCAGCGCCGGGAGCGGCCGGGGCTTCGGCAGCGGCGGGGGCAGCGGCTCCAGTGTGAAGTTTGTGTCCACCACCTCATCCAGCCGCAAGAGCTACAAGCACTAA
- the LOC114814612 gene encoding keratin, type II cytoskeletal 75-like isoform X1, translating to MSRQSTVTFQTGGRRKGFSAASAVTPSAGRTRISSVSVSRSGAGGGGGGLAWTGCGGGGFGSRSLYGLGGSKRVSISSGGFRGGYGGRAGGGGGYGLGSGLGGGFGGGFGGGFPVCPPGGIQEVTINQSLLAPLNLQIDPTIQRVRKEEREQIKTLNNKFASFIDKVRFLEQQNKVLDTKWELLQQQGTKTVRQNLEPLFDAYISDLRRQLDTVTAERGRLDSELRSMQDVVEDFKAKYEDEINKRTAAENEFVALKKDVDGAYMNKVDLEAKVNSLSDEINFLRVLYEAELSQMQTQISDTSVVLSMDNNRSLDLDSIISEVKAQYEDIAQRSRAEAESWYQTKYEELQVTAGRHGDDLRNTKHEISEMNRMIQRLRSEIDSVKKQCASLQTAIADAEQRGEMALKDARAKLVDLEDALQKAKQDMARQLREYQELMNVKLALDIEIATYRKLLEGEECRLSGEGVSPVNVCEYPFASRCCCDRSLPSTAVVTSTMSSGYGSGSGYGLGSGSGHGLGGGGGSYSYTTSGGHSLGGGSGHGLGVAGFSAGSGRGFGSGGGSGSSVKFVSTTSSSRKSYKH from the exons ATGTCTCGCCAGTCGACCGTCACTTTCCAGACCGGCGGCCGCCGCAAGGGCTTCAGCGCCGCCTCGGCCGTCACCCCCTCGGCCGGCCGCACCCGCATCAGCTCCGTGTCGGTGTCCcgctccggggccgggggcggcggcgggggactCGCCTGGACCGGCTGCGGCGGCGGAGGCTTCGGCAGTCGGAGCCTCTACGGGCTGGGGGGCTCCAAGAGGGTCTCCATCAGCTCCGGGGGCTTCCGGGGCGGATACGGCGGGAgggccggaggcggcggcggataCGGTTTGGGGTCCGGCCTCGGCGGCGGCTTCGGGGGCGGCTTCGGCGGAGGCTTCCCCGTGTGCCCCCCGGGCGGCATCCAGGAGGTGACCATCAACCAGAGCCTCCTGGCGCCGCTGAACCTGCAGATCGACCCCACCATCCAGCGGGTGCGGAAGGAGGAGCGCGAACAGATCAAGACCCTCAACAACAAGTTCGCCTCCTTCATCGACAAG GTGCGTTTCTTGGAGCAGCAGAACAAGGTACTGGACACCAAGTGGGagctgctgcagcagcagggGACCAAGACCGTAAGGCAGAACCTGGAGCCGCTTTTCGATGCCTACATCAGTGACCTGAGACGCCAGCTGGACACGGTGACCGCCGAGCGGGGCAGACTGGactcagaactcaggtccatgcAGGATGTGGTGGAAGACTTCAAGGCCAA GTATGAAGATGAAATTAACAAGCGCACAGCTGCTGAGAATGAGTTTGTGGCCCTCAAGAAG GATGTGGACGGTGCCTACATGAACAAGGTGGACCTGGAAGCCAAAGTGAATTCTCTGTCCGACGAAATTAACTTCCTGCGGGTGCTGTATGAGGCG GAGCTGTCCCAGATGCAGACCCAGATCTCGGACACGTCGGTGGTGCTGTCCATGGACAACAACCGCAGCCTGGACCTGGACAGCATCATCTCCGAGGTCAAGGCCCAGTACGAGGACATCGCCCAGCGCAGCCGAGCAGAAGCCGAATCCTGGTACCAGACCAAG TACGAGGAGCTGCAGGTGACCGCCGGTCGCCACGGGGATGACCTGCGCAACACCAAGCACGAAATCTCCGAGATGAATCGCATGATCCAGCGGCTCCGATCTGAGATTGACAGCGTCAAGAAGCAG TGCGCCAGCCTGCAGACGGCCATTGCCGACGCTGAACAGCGCGGGGAAATGGCCCTCAAGGACGCCCGGGCCAAGCTGGTCGACCTGGAGGACGCGTTGCAGAAAGCCAAGCAGGACATGGCTCGCCAGCTACGTGAGTACCAGGAGTTGATGAACGTCAAACTGGCGCTGGACATCGAGATCGCTACCTACAGGAAGCTGCTGGAGGGCGAGGAGTGCAG GCTGAGCGGCGAAGGCGTGTCTCCAGTCAACGTCTGTGAGTATCCCTTCGCTTCT agatgttGTTGCGATcgttcccttccctccacagccGTGGTGACCTCCACGATGTCCAGCGGCTATGGCAGCGGCAGCGGCTACGGTCTCGGCTCGGGCAGCGGCCACGGGCTGGGCGGAGGCGGAGGCAGCTACTCCTACACCACCAGCGGCGGGCACAGCCTGGGAGGGGGCAGCGGGCACGGGCTGGGGGTCGCCGGGTTCAGCGCCGGGAGCGGCCGGGGCTTCGGCAGCGGCGGGGGCAGCGGCTCCAGTGTGAAGTTTGTGTCCACCACCTCATCCAGCCGCAAGAGCTACAAGCACTAA